The DNA sequence attctatttccctacaccaaccctacacctaaccctaaactTTGGAAACAGGAAACTTTTCCTTTTTTACTtctatgtcctcataagtcaccctctccttgtaatacctgtgtcatacccatgtcattatacagagttgtgtcctgatatgtcacaaaaacaagagcacacacacacacaaagtaaacAAGTGTTGACCATGGGGGGAATTCCAGAAGCTAGGTTATGCCACATATCTGGGCAAGTTTACGGATGGGTAAGCAGGTAACCTCATCTTTTGCTTCTAAAAACTGAGGAAACTTTCAGGGCATGCTATTAGCCATAAGAATACAACCTGCTCTGAATACAACCTGTTCCAGAGTTTCAGGGTTAGTTTACTTCATAGATATCCAGCCATTTCCGTTTCTATAGTTAATGCTCTTATTTGCATATTAGCAGTGTcattaactaaatgaacacagcatGACCTGTATATGTGAATGCCCTAGCATTGTATAacatccctatatatatataacagttaacAGGGTTTATATGACAATAATGCttctgctttctggaataccctgAAGAAAGAGAAAACTTGACCATCATGCATGTTTGTAAAATCTAACTCCATTTATCATCAAATTGAATAAATTGCATGTGGCTAGATTCATTAGAAACGAAATCAGAAACAAACAAGATCTTATTTACATCTTACAATAAGAAAATCTTAAATACAACAAGAAAATTTcacagtaaaataattttattaagaagttaataaataaaacaatgcaaaaatataatgttttgtcAATTGTTGGGAATTGCCTTAATAGTAATAATTTGTTCTTaagagtaaataaatacatttacaacatAAACTTACAATGGGCGAATATCACAGGCATTCTTGAAACAAACAAGCGAGAACTTTTAAAACAAATGCCTTCGAGGATGAAATTGAGAGACATCCCAAAGGTGTAAATGATCATAATGTAAACCACTAGTCAAGTCAAAAAGGGGTCTAACAAAAAGAATCGCTCTGTCCTATAACAAAATATATGCACTTTATCTCTAATGTATTACAATAGTTTCTGACACAACTGCGATCTCTGGGCATCTTGTTTTCAGACTGaaagaaacatacaaacaataaattGTGGTGTAGTTTTCACAAACTGTAAATACTATCTAAACTAACAAGATTTACACAggaacaaaattacacaaaagcaattataaaataacaaaagcaccATATTAGATATGCAAGGACTTAGAACTTCCATCTTTTTCTCCTGAAGGCCATGTGAAGAGTGTACAATCAACATGAAGGTCTGTTTGCTGTAATTACAGGTGTGGCCATGGAAAAAATGTGCAAGAAACCTGAAGAGCAGAACTGTTTAGCCTTAGCCATATGATAAAGCAGGTGtgttgtgtgtgaaagagagagagagaacctaaAATCATCAACGTACTAAGAGAAATGTTAGACCAGCTAAACCCACTCCTGCTGCTGCAAACAGTGCGGTCTTCATCGAGGACTCTTGGTTCAGCTGTCTTGCTTTGTGgaaaaacctgcagaaaccctccTACAAAAGACAGGACAGACCAGGATAAGATTCACATTTTGCTTCCCACACCAATATGATACAGTTAGAGCAGTATTTTGAACCTCAAATCTAGTGAGCTGCCGAACGAGACAGCTATATTCCTTTGGCCAGATttaattctaaattctaaatattttttgacaAGCTGTTCCAATTACatatacagaaaatataattagaattgTTTAATCCAGTAATGTgtgttgtgcatttttattcttggATTGTACTTATTATAATCACAGAGGCAGAGTTGTCTATTCAGTTTCTGACATacatagagtgtcaatggtccatttgagagataggtggcggtaatgcacttataagtcagcaatccgccataaagcaagaagaagaacaaGACGCATCACACGCCGGCTGTTGAGAACACGCTCAAGACAGTTCATACATTGCggtgaaaatcagaggtaaaaaaacaatataaatgctATTCAGTTTCATCCACAGACCAATCGTTTCAAGTCTTTACACCTCAATGTATGGtcacgagctgcagggtttagtttggttttgtttatgtatgcttttttttttttttactttagaatccgtgattcccattcacttccattatatgactgacagactgcaacggtttgagttaaaaatctcagtcacctacattttggatgccctgggggtaagcagataaacataaaattttcatttttgggtgaactttactTTTAAGTTTTAGTGCTCAGGTGAAAGACGCAGGTTCGAATCTAGCCTGCAACACATTTAGATTGTTTCCTCCTCAGTGTTCACTCCTCTACTCTGACATTACTCTGGTTTTTCTGTGACATATTTTGCCAGTTTCAGAAGCTAACTGATATTTCAAGGGTTAAATGTAGATATGACAGTTTCAGAGGCAGAAGGCAGAAAAGCACAGGCGGGCATAACTGCTGTTTGTGCCTGAGAACCCGAACAAACAGCAGAAGGCTTGAGAAGTCGAGCAGAGCAGCTGTCACCTGCTGTACTGGTCAGAGTGAGTCCAGGTGCACTAGCTCACAATCATATGCTGCGCAAACTCTGAGTGAAGCATGGAGATCAAATGTATTGTAAACACAATAGACTAAATGGCTGAGTGGCCTGTGGCTCTGCTTTCAACAGCTGCcaaataaaagagaaagagaaaataggGTAGAAAGCGCCGCACTAGGCCTCTAAAAACTCTGCATTCATGCAAATACAAGCTGCTGTTTGCCTTAAGCCAGCAGTTGCAAGATTTACAGTTTTAAGACTTCACTATGACGTCACTAGTGATGTTTAAAAAGAGTAGTTCAGACCAACATGAAATTGGTTTCGAGGCTGGTTCATCctttatgtcattatttactcgccctcatgacGTTGCAAATCTGTGTGACTTTCCATCACGAAGCACAAAAGAAGAAGTGCAACAGGTACTGTTTTCCACTGAACAAAAGTGCAAGAGAGTGGACAATGTACTCCATATGACTTTTGCATGattttccaagtcttctgaagtcatacaaaAGCTTTATGTGacgaacagactgaaatttaagtcattttttaCTAACAATCTTCCTCTTTCCCAAAGCTCTCATTCACGCATGTTCAAATATGGCATGCCTGATGCCAAACACTATTtgttcagtaacactttagtatagggaccaattctcactattaactactaTTAAATTCACTTCACTTTCTTTataagcatgcctattattaacatagtggctgtttattagtacttctaaagcatttattctacattaccatattctacatcctaaTACATAAACTTAACAAGTACCTAACTAATTTCTGTGGGAGTTAAGTGTAAATCATTTGCATTGGAGTGTGCTGACTAACTGGTTTCTCTGAACCATATGTGTAATGAAGACATTTATCAGTCTGCATCGTCTAGGGTTATAGATGTAATCAGAGTTGAAACAAGTATTGCTTTCATATGTCAGTGCCTGGGAGTATGAAGAACTGGATGCCCACACGGAAAAAGTCCTTAGTGAGACATTTGAGAGCctgtttaaaaagtgttttaaagagCAGTTCTGCTTCCCCACAAGCATTCCCAGGATTCTTTGGCTTGCGTCACTCTCTAATTGACAAAAAACAGGGCAGCCACAAGGCATATGCTGCACTACTCTTAAAACTAGACCGGCATATCACTTCAGTACCTCCCAATTACAGTTGAAAATGTGCACACTGAAGTATACAGGTAGGAAAGAATCAAAGAGATTGTGGTATCAAACACTGTACAAAACAGGCTGGGTTTCTGCGAGCACACATGAAAGATCAAACACAATGCCCTTTGAGCACCTACGCAGTTTCACATGAAGcagaactgattaaaaaaaaaagttgaaacttGAAAATTATTCAAGATCCTCCTACTATCTACACGTGAAGGCTCTACTGCACATACCAAAATATAATGCCTTTAAAACCATCATTTACCAGCATAAAGTCTCTGTCCCAGTGAGTCTACACTGCTAATGCTTACCCAGCCTCCATTTTCCACCAGCCAGTCCTGTTTTTCGCCTCCAAGGTAGTCAGCAATGGTTTCGGCCAATCTCCAGGAGCAGTCGGAATTCTTTCCCCTGGACACTAGCTCACTGGCCAGCACTCCGGTGAAAGTAAAGATGGAAACCACCCTCCCCCAGTTCAGTTTCCCATCTACCACCAGTTCCCTCATGACGCTCTGCAGACACTTGCTGGGATCTGATCCGCAGGTGTCCAGGAACTCCTGGGAGAGGGATCGGAATTTGCTTCTGTACTGCTGCTCCATCTCTTTGGCCAGGTATCTCATGGCCTCTGCTGACTCGCTGGGAGGCATCTGTTGGATCCCGCTGCAGAAGCTGATGTAATCTTGTGCCAGCAATAAAGTCTGTTCCCTCAACCAACAGGACATTTtcctaaaaaaatacaaaataaaaagtcaGAGTCATAATATGTTAAAAAAGGcttttattgtattatagttaCTGCAGTTAATTGTCACTTCATATATCTATGCAGCATTAACAGAAAGCAGGTCTGTTCATAAATGGTAAATGAATCATAATGGCTGTGAAGTCAGTGGCTGTTCAGGccttatatgaaaaataaaaataaataaaaaaaacattcagcttcaACCATGTCCAACGTAAACCTGCTTACGTCACTTTTGTATGAACATAGAATATATCTGAATGAGCTCAATCTGATAAAAACAGCACTGAGAAATGAAAGACAGCGCACGAAACATTGTGAAACACAAAGCCGGCTGCGCCATCGCGCATGAGAACACAAAGAAGAGAGCCAACAGGACGGCTTTTAAATATACGTTTTTCTTAATATATCAaaagaaaagtctgaattctAAAGGCATTTTATTATGTAATGTACAATTTCTCTCTTTAAAAGTGAAAATAATAAAGCAGCTTACCCTCCCAGCGATGTCAGACTGCACTCTCCAGCGACAGTTGCGCAAACAGCAGTCAAACCTCATCGAGACGCTTCGCTCCGCCCTACTGCTTTATCAATGTAAGACACGCCCTTCCTCTGCCGCTTGCGTCATGGGCGCTTTCCTTTCGCATTGTTCCTTCCATTCAGTATTTCTGATCCGCATTGGTTTTCTGTTGCGCGTATTACGTTGTGAGTATTATTCTGTAACTCCGAGAAGCACCGTGAAACTTATATTATTAAACGATTTCGGCTATATTTTGACGtccctttttgttgttgttgttgatattaaaatattttaactcgTATATTTGAGTATTTAACTCCTGTATCGTACAGGACACGCGCGCGCCATGTTTTCTGGGGACATTCCAtagacgtaatggtttttatattgtacagataattttttttatcactatccttgtggggacaccaccaggtacacacacacacacacacacacacacaggaaattaTCTTTAATTCTCCTAAATACATTGGCAACATTTTACAACTAGAAAGAGCAAACAAAATTAATCATAAAGTGTATATTTTCAGGACAATACTGATGTGGACAAACAAAGCAATCAGCTAACTGTGATTACTAACTGCTGATTTTGATGAACTGTATAACacttgatatgaaaaaaaaaacttacattaaaCATTTATCTATATTTATGACATTCTAGTGCAGGCAAAACTCATTCATTTAAGTACATTTCAGATTTCTAGATATATGTGCTTGATCTAGACCAAATTTACAGGTACTAAAATGAACTCTCTTCAAGTCATTTAAATATACCTATAAAAGTATagattatattaaaacatttaggtttttaattaaaaaaatattttacaaaccaATACCTGAACAGCAATCCTTTTCAAATTGTgtactatgtatgtatgtatgtatgtatgtatatatatatatatatatatatatatatatatatatatatatatacatacata is a window from the Carassius carassius chromosome 13, fCarCar2.1, whole genome shotgun sequence genome containing:
- the LOC132155950 gene encoding anti-apoptotic protein NR13-like, whose protein sequence is MSCWLREQTLLLAQDYISFCSGIQQMPPSESAEAMRYLAKEMEQQYRSKFRSLSQEFLDTCGSDPSKCLQSVMRELVVDGKLNWGRVVSIFTFTGVLASELVSRGKNSDCSWRLAETIADYLGGEKQDWLVENGGWEGFCRFFHKARQLNQESSMKTALFAAAGVGLAGLTFLLVR